CTGAAGCACGGGGTCCTGAAACACGGGGTCCTGAGGGGCGTGGTTTTGGGCCACCCGATGGTTTTGGGCCGCCCCGTGGTTTTGGACCACCCGATGGGATCGGTCCGCCCAACGGACCTATGCCACCGGATGGGTTCGGACCGCCTCCTGTACCGGAGGGAGACCGTGGTCGCGGCCGCGGCTTTGGCGGACCACGTGGCGGTGGCCCTCCCGGCATGGGCGGCGATCGTCCTCCAGCGACCCAGGGGGAAACTGTAGACAAGGCATCGGTGGCGCCGCTGGAGTCTGAACTCTACGATACGAGCTCTCTGCGAACGATCTTCCTCGATTTCGAAAATGAGGACTGGGAAGTAGAACTCGAAACATTCCACGGTAGCGACGTAGACGTCCCCGCCACGATGACGGTCGATGGCAAGGCGTACCCGAATGTCGGTATTCGCTTCCGCGGCGCATCCTCGTACGGCATGGTCCCCGCTGGTTATAAGCGATCGCTCAACGTGTCGGTGGATATGGCCGATGAGGACCAGAGACTCTACGGCTACAAGACACTCAACCTGCTCAATGGATCGAGCGACAACTCGATGATGAGCACCGTGTTGTATTCGCATATCGCACGCCAGTACATTCCTGCACCCAAAGCCAACTTCGTTCGTGTCGTGATCAACGGTGAAAACTGGGGCGTTTACACCAACGTCCAGCAGTTTAACAAGGAGTTCCTGGAAGAGAATTTTGACAGCGGCAAAGGCGCCCGCTGGAAAGTGAGCGGTTCGCCCCGCGGCGGTGGAGGACTGGACTATCGCGGCCAGGATCCAGCCAATTACGGCCATCCCTTTGAGCTGAAGTCTGGTGGCAAGAAAGCAACCGAGAAGTTAATCGAGCTGTGCCGAGTCATCGACGAGACGCCTGTCGATAAGTTGCCTGGTGAGCTCGAGCAGATACTTGATGTGGACGGACTGCTATGGTTTTTGGCACTTGACAATGCGCTCATCAACTCGGACGGCTACTGGGTGCGGGCCAGCGATTTCAGCATCTTTTTAGATAAAAACGATAAGTTCCACATCATCCCACACGACATGAACGAAGCGTTCCGTGGTGCCGGTGGCCCAGGAGGTCGCGGTGGGCCCGGCGGAGCTGGAGGCCGAGGATTTGGTCGTGGCGAAGGTGGGCCGAGAAACGAGAATTCCGATGGACCGCAGCAGGTGTCGTCGCCTATCGAACTCGATCCGTTGATTGGCATGGACGACGCCAGCAAGCCGCTGCGAAGCAAGGTGCTCGCAGTGCCCCGATATCGCGACCAATATCTCGCCAATGTGCGCACCATTGCTGAGCAATGCTTGGACTGGGATCGAATGGGCCCCTTCGTTGAGTCGCAGGCCGATCTGATCGATGCCGCGGTGAAAGCAGAGACGCGGAAACTCGGCAGTTACGACGCGTTCACTGCCGCGGTGCGGCCAACGCCAGAACACGGCCATGATCCGAAACCACCCGGTGCAGGCGGTGGCCACGGCAGTATGAACTTGAAAGAGTTCATGGACGGTCGGCGAGCGTACCTCCTTCGATAGCCCAACAGCGTGTCACGCCACTCCGTGATCCCGCTCACGGAGTGGCTGGCGTACTCGGGGCTGCATGGTCAGTGTCCCCAACGTGGATTATCCCTAACGTGGATTAGCGAGTTCCATCACGGCATTGGATTATTCCGACTCGTTGGATCGGGCCGATCATCGTTCTCAACCTTAGCGTGACGGCGGATTTCGTTGTGCCTGGCGACGAAATTCGCCAGGCGTCATGCTGATTTCTCGCTTGAAAACTGAGCTCAGGCTCTCTTTATGAGCGTAGCCGGTCTTGAGTGAGATTTCTTCCAACGTCAGATCGGTTTCGGTCAGCAACTGTTTGACACGGTCGAGTTGCACGGCCGTGATTTCCTGGTGCGGTGTTCGACCGAGTTGTCCGCGGAATCTTCGCTCGAGTTGCCGCCGCGACAACGAAGTAAATTGCGTGATCGTGGCCACGTTGATGCCATCGCACGCGTGCTGGCGAATGAAGCGACAAACTCTTGCGAGTTCACGATCTTCGACAGCAACCACATTCGTCGACATGCGTTCGTGGACGCTTCGCGGTGCGATGTATTCAATCTCGCGATGTGGTAGTTCTCCTGCGAGCATCTCGTGTAGCAACTCTGCTGCGCGGTAGCCGACGCGTTCGGCATCGGGACGAACACTTGAAAGCGGTGGATCGCAGAGCATGCAGATCGCGTCGTCATCGTCGACACCGATCACGCCCAGGTCATCGGGGACGGCAATCTGCGCCGTCCGGCAGGCATTCAACACCTGCTGGCCGCGGATGTCATTGCACACGAACAGTCCCGTCGGTCGCTGCAGAGTTTGCAGCCACTCGAACATCTCCCCGACGTCATCGATTCCAGCACGCTCGATACTCGTTAGCGGTCGGTTGGGTTTGCCTTGCGATTCGTGGACTGACAAGAAACATCCCGCATCCGTGACGAGTTGGCGAAAGCACTTCAAGCGGGCGTCGGAGTACGACGCAAATTTGAATCCGCAAAACGCAAAACGACGGAACCCACGGTCCCAAAGATGCCGGAAGGCAAGCTGAGCAACGACTTCATTGTCCGTTTCCACCTGCGGAACTCCGCTGAATTTGTGATTGCAACACACATCCACAATGGGAACATTCAGCTTGCGGAGCGAATCGATCGTGTGTGTGTCGACGCGTGCAATCACGCCGCTAACACCAGCTGAAGCGAGCCAGTCGGGCGCCCCCGTGTCCAGCGTCATCTCCTGGTGGAGCAGGGACCAATCGCTCTGGGTTCGCGCATACAGTGCTGCCCCCCGCAGCAGGTCGCGTCCATAGGAACGTGACGCTTCGACAAGTAACGCAATGGCAGGGCGAGGTTTTCGCATCATGATCG
This genomic window from Allorhodopirellula heiligendammensis contains:
- a CDS encoding CotH kinase family protein, with amino-acid sequence MRRRFSVLLCLASLQVAVAQPPGFGPGGPGGPGGPGGPGGFGGEDRELVEQFDADESGWLNQDERAQARKFLAENPSPRGGGFGGRGPGGTGDRDRGAERRGRGPEARGPEARGPEARGPETRGPEGRGFGPPDGFGPPRGFGPPDGIGPPNGPMPPDGFGPPPVPEGDRGRGRGFGGPRGGGPPGMGGDRPPATQGETVDKASVAPLESELYDTSSLRTIFLDFENEDWEVELETFHGSDVDVPATMTVDGKAYPNVGIRFRGASSYGMVPAGYKRSLNVSVDMADEDQRLYGYKTLNLLNGSSDNSMMSTVLYSHIARQYIPAPKANFVRVVINGENWGVYTNVQQFNKEFLEENFDSGKGARWKVSGSPRGGGGLDYRGQDPANYGHPFELKSGGKKATEKLIELCRVIDETPVDKLPGELEQILDVDGLLWFLALDNALINSDGYWVRASDFSIFLDKNDKFHIIPHDMNEAFRGAGGPGGRGGPGGAGGRGFGRGEGGPRNENSDGPQQVSSPIELDPLIGMDDASKPLRSKVLAVPRYRDQYLANVRTIAEQCLDWDRMGPFVESQADLIDAAVKAETRKLGSYDAFTAAVRPTPEHGHDPKPPGAGGGHGSMNLKEFMDGRRAYLLR
- a CDS encoding AraC family transcriptional regulator, with amino-acid sequence MMRKPRPAIALLVEASRSYGRDLLRGAALYARTQSDWSLLHQEMTLDTGAPDWLASAGVSGVIARVDTHTIDSLRKLNVPIVDVCCNHKFSGVPQVETDNEVVAQLAFRHLWDRGFRRFAFCGFKFASYSDARLKCFRQLVTDAGCFLSVHESQGKPNRPLTSIERAGIDDVGEMFEWLQTLQRPTGLFVCNDIRGQQVLNACRTAQIAVPDDLGVIGVDDDDAICMLCDPPLSSVRPDAERVGYRAAELLHEMLAGELPHREIEYIAPRSVHERMSTNVVAVEDRELARVCRFIRQHACDGINVATITQFTSLSRRQLERRFRGQLGRTPHQEITAVQLDRVKQLLTETDLTLEEISLKTGYAHKESLSSVFKREISMTPGEFRRQAQRNPPSR